The Acipenser ruthenus chromosome 27, fAciRut3.2 maternal haplotype, whole genome shotgun sequence genome includes a window with the following:
- the LOC117432324 gene encoding bestrophin-2-like isoform X1, with the protein MTVTYTRRVADARLGTFSLLLLRWRGSIYKLLYRELFIFLGLYYALSATYRVILTEGQRRMFEKLVLYCNHYSGLIPVSFVLGFYVSVVVSRWWSQYESIPWPDRLSSLVSCHVQGADERGRLLRRTLVRYANMASVLILRSVSTAVYKRFPTMEHVVRAGFMSAEEHKKFESLQSPHNKFWVPCVWFTSLAVQARREGRIDNDVVLQAILNELNTLRQCCGTLYSYDWISVPLVYTQVVTVAVYSFLLACLIGRQFLDPAQGYPDHDLDLYIPVFTLLQFFFYLGWLKVAEQLINPFGEDDDDFESNWFVDRNLQISLLSVDEMYDNLPALERDLYWNDCDPQPPYTSATAEYRIHSFMGSTFDISMQKEEMEIQPLEQIKEGVEVNHSTPLLGNLGRLLGLQSASFTRSSSRLNLLQRRGGGPSNSRFPLYTHPTLSPYPKPYNPGLSWLQQGERDGLDPDRDRDLDFAFTSVPFHGRPGFYSCPQTPIHSVPMVFPPCPRRGPQRVAPRTGQDWERGSGLLGAPPHLPDSSLLWLNEDSAGGQADQQPRSRSSPLPSHPRPPDEPPLFSFEAQPPPQPPPPALSEAGNRLKPAKGLMARRDPRLTLENLALESLSSPSGARTPGGGAGGGVFCFPPPPPSSRETGEGGSAPQSPATGGPASRTTLGSP; encoded by the exons ATGACGGTCACATACACCAGGCGGGTGGCGGACGCGCGGCTCGGCACCTTCTCTTTGCTCCTGCTGCGCTGGCGGGGGAGCATCTACAAGCTGCTGTACCGCGAGCTGTTCATCTTCCTGGGGCTGTACTACGCACTCAGCGCCACCTACAG GGTGATTCTGACAGAAGGACAGAGGAGGATGTTTGAGAAGCTGGTTCTGTACTGCAATCACTACTCCGGGCTCATTCCAGTCTCCTTCGTGCTCG gttTCTATGTCTCTGTGGTGGTCTCTCGCTGGTGGAGTCAGTATGAGAGTATCCCCTGGCCGGACAGGCTCAGCAGCCTGGTCTCGTGTCACGTGCAGGGAGCGGACGAGCGTGGCAGGCTGCTGCGTCGCACTCTGGTTCGCTACGCTAACATGGCGAGCGTGCTGATCCTGCGCTCCGTGAGCACCGCCGTCTACAAGCGCTTCCCCACCATGGAACACGTCGTGAGGGCAG GGTTCATGAGCGCCGAGGAGCACAAGAAGTTTGAGAGCCTGCAGTCCCCTCACAACAAGTTCTGGGTCCCCTGCGTGTGGTTCACCAGCCTGGCTGTGCAGGCCAGGCGAGAGGGGCGCATCGACAACGACGTGGTGCTGCAAGCCATACTCAAC GAGCTGAATACCCTACGGCAGTGCTGTGGGACTCTATATAGCTACGACTGGATCAGCGTGCCCCTGGTGTACACACAG GTGGTGACGGTTGCTGTGTATAGCTTCCTGCTGGCCTGTCTGATTGGCCGGCAGTTCCTGGACCCCGCGCAGGGGTACCCCGACCACGACCTCGACCTCTACATCCCCGTCTTCACCCTGCTGCAGTTCTTCTTCTACCTGGGCTGGCTCAAG GTGGCTGAGCAGCTGATTAACCCCTTCGGCGAGGACGACGACGACTTTGAGTCAAACTGGTTCGTGGACAGGAACCTGCAG atcTCTCTCTTGTCGGTGGATGAGATGTATGATAATCTGCCGGCTCTGGAGAGGGATCTCTACTGGAACGACTGTGACCCGCAGCCCCCCTACACCTCGGCCACTGCAGAGTACCGGATCCACTCCTTCATGGGCTCCACCTTCGACATCAG CATGCAGAAGGAAGAGATGGAGATCCAGCCCCTGGAGCAGATCAAAGAGGGGGTAGAGGTGAACCACTCCACCCCTCTGCTGGGTAACCTGGGACGGCTGCTGGGTCTGCAGTCTGCCTCGTTCACTCGCTCCAGCTCCCGGCTCAACCTGCTGCAGAGGCGCGGGGGGGGTCCCTCGAACAGCCGCTTCCCCCTGTACACGCACCCCACGCTCTCCCCGTACCCCAAACCCTACAACCCCGGCCTCTCATGGCTGCAGCAGGGGGAGCGCGACGGCCTGGACCCCGACAGAGACCGGGACCTCGATTTCGCCTTCACCTCCGTCCCCTTCCACGGCCGGCCGGGCTTCTACAGCTGCCCGCAGACCCCCATCCACTCTGTGCCCATGGTGTTCCCCCCCTGCCCTCGCCGAGGGCCCCAGCGTGTGGCCCCCCGGACAGGGCAGGACTGGGAGCGCGGCTCAGGGCTGCTCGGGGCTCCCCCACACCTGCCCGACTCCTCCCTCCTCTGGTTGAACGAAGACTCTGCAGGGGGTCAGGCCGATCAGCAGCCTCGCTCCAGATCCAGCCCCCTCCCCTCGCACCCCAGACCCCCGGACGAACCCCCTCTCTTCTCCTTCGAGGCTCAGCCCCCTCCCCAGccaccccctcctgctctctccgaGGCGGGGAACAGGCTGAAGCCAGCCAAGGGTCTGATGGCTCGCCGGGACCCCAGACTCACGCTGGAGAACCTGGCTCTGGAGAGTCTGTCCTCACCGAGTGGGGCTCGCACCCCGGGGGGCGGCGCAGGGGGGGGCGTGTTCTGcttccccccccctccacccAGCAGCCGGGAGACAGGGGAGGGGGGCTCAGCGCCACAGAGCCCAGCTACAGGGGGCCCCGCTTCCCGAACGACTCTGGGGTCTCCCTGA
- the LOC117432324 gene encoding bestrophin-2-like isoform X2, translating to MTVTYTRRVADARLGTFSLLLLRWRGSIYKLLYRELFIFLGLYYALSATYRVILTEGQRRMFEKLVLYCNHYSGLIPVSFVLGFYVSVVVSRWWSQYESIPWPDRLSSLVSCHVQGADERGRLLRRTLVRYANMASVLILRSVSTAVYKRFPTMEHVVRAGFMSAEEHKKFESLQSPHNKFWVPCVWFTSLAVQARREGRIDNDVVLQAILNELNTLRQCCGTLYSYDWISVPLVYTQVAEQLINPFGEDDDDFESNWFVDRNLQISLLSVDEMYDNLPALERDLYWNDCDPQPPYTSATAEYRIHSFMGSTFDISMQKEEMEIQPLEQIKEGVEVNHSTPLLGNLGRLLGLQSASFTRSSSRLNLLQRRGGGPSNSRFPLYTHPTLSPYPKPYNPGLSWLQQGERDGLDPDRDRDLDFAFTSVPFHGRPGFYSCPQTPIHSVPMVFPPCPRRGPQRVAPRTGQDWERGSGLLGAPPHLPDSSLLWLNEDSAGGQADQQPRSRSSPLPSHPRPPDEPPLFSFEAQPPPQPPPPALSEAGNRLKPAKGLMARRDPRLTLENLALESLSSPSGARTPGGGAGGGVFCFPPPPPSSRETGEGGSAPQSPATGGPASRTTLGSP from the exons ATGACGGTCACATACACCAGGCGGGTGGCGGACGCGCGGCTCGGCACCTTCTCTTTGCTCCTGCTGCGCTGGCGGGGGAGCATCTACAAGCTGCTGTACCGCGAGCTGTTCATCTTCCTGGGGCTGTACTACGCACTCAGCGCCACCTACAG GGTGATTCTGACAGAAGGACAGAGGAGGATGTTTGAGAAGCTGGTTCTGTACTGCAATCACTACTCCGGGCTCATTCCAGTCTCCTTCGTGCTCG gttTCTATGTCTCTGTGGTGGTCTCTCGCTGGTGGAGTCAGTATGAGAGTATCCCCTGGCCGGACAGGCTCAGCAGCCTGGTCTCGTGTCACGTGCAGGGAGCGGACGAGCGTGGCAGGCTGCTGCGTCGCACTCTGGTTCGCTACGCTAACATGGCGAGCGTGCTGATCCTGCGCTCCGTGAGCACCGCCGTCTACAAGCGCTTCCCCACCATGGAACACGTCGTGAGGGCAG GGTTCATGAGCGCCGAGGAGCACAAGAAGTTTGAGAGCCTGCAGTCCCCTCACAACAAGTTCTGGGTCCCCTGCGTGTGGTTCACCAGCCTGGCTGTGCAGGCCAGGCGAGAGGGGCGCATCGACAACGACGTGGTGCTGCAAGCCATACTCAAC GAGCTGAATACCCTACGGCAGTGCTGTGGGACTCTATATAGCTACGACTGGATCAGCGTGCCCCTGGTGTACACACAG GTGGCTGAGCAGCTGATTAACCCCTTCGGCGAGGACGACGACGACTTTGAGTCAAACTGGTTCGTGGACAGGAACCTGCAG atcTCTCTCTTGTCGGTGGATGAGATGTATGATAATCTGCCGGCTCTGGAGAGGGATCTCTACTGGAACGACTGTGACCCGCAGCCCCCCTACACCTCGGCCACTGCAGAGTACCGGATCCACTCCTTCATGGGCTCCACCTTCGACATCAG CATGCAGAAGGAAGAGATGGAGATCCAGCCCCTGGAGCAGATCAAAGAGGGGGTAGAGGTGAACCACTCCACCCCTCTGCTGGGTAACCTGGGACGGCTGCTGGGTCTGCAGTCTGCCTCGTTCACTCGCTCCAGCTCCCGGCTCAACCTGCTGCAGAGGCGCGGGGGGGGTCCCTCGAACAGCCGCTTCCCCCTGTACACGCACCCCACGCTCTCCCCGTACCCCAAACCCTACAACCCCGGCCTCTCATGGCTGCAGCAGGGGGAGCGCGACGGCCTGGACCCCGACAGAGACCGGGACCTCGATTTCGCCTTCACCTCCGTCCCCTTCCACGGCCGGCCGGGCTTCTACAGCTGCCCGCAGACCCCCATCCACTCTGTGCCCATGGTGTTCCCCCCCTGCCCTCGCCGAGGGCCCCAGCGTGTGGCCCCCCGGACAGGGCAGGACTGGGAGCGCGGCTCAGGGCTGCTCGGGGCTCCCCCACACCTGCCCGACTCCTCCCTCCTCTGGTTGAACGAAGACTCTGCAGGGGGTCAGGCCGATCAGCAGCCTCGCTCCAGATCCAGCCCCCTCCCCTCGCACCCCAGACCCCCGGACGAACCCCCTCTCTTCTCCTTCGAGGCTCAGCCCCCTCCCCAGccaccccctcctgctctctccgaGGCGGGGAACAGGCTGAAGCCAGCCAAGGGTCTGATGGCTCGCCGGGACCCCAGACTCACGCTGGAGAACCTGGCTCTGGAGAGTCTGTCCTCACCGAGTGGGGCTCGCACCCCGGGGGGCGGCGCAGGGGGGGGCGTGTTCTGcttccccccccctccacccAGCAGCCGGGAGACAGGGGAGGGGGGCTCAGCGCCACAGAGCCCAGCTACAGGGGGCCCCGCTTCCCGAACGACTCTGGGGTCTCCCTGA